GTTGTACCCAAGAACTTCCACTCCATGCAGAACTTGTGCCCCCCACAGACCAACGGGACCCCTGAGGGACGACAGGGCCCTACTGGCCTCAAGGGTGGACTGGACAAGTCTCGAACCATGACCCCAGCAGGAAGCGGGAGTGGGGGTGGCCTCTCAGACTCAGGCCGGAACTCACTCACAAGCCTGCCTACCTACAGCTCCAGCTATAGCCAGCACCTGGCACCCCTCAGTGCCTCCACCAGTCATATCAACCGCATTGGCACTGCCAGTtacagtggtggtggtggcagtggggcAGGCTACCAAGACCTGGCTACCTCCGACAGTGGGCGGGCCTCCAGCAAGAGCGGGTCATCCTCATCCATGGGCCGGCCAGGCCACCTGGGATCGGGGGAGGGGGCAGGTGGAGGCCTGCCGTTTACAGCCTGCTCGCCACCCTCACCCAGTGCCCTGATCCAGGAGCTAGAGGAGCGGCTGTGGGAGAAGGAGCAGGAGGTGGCAGCTCTGCGGCGCAGCCTGGAGCAAAGTGAGGCTGCGGTGGCCCAGGTGCTGGAGGAGCGTCAGAAGGCCTGGGAGCGCGAGCTGGCTGAGCTGCGGCAGAGCTGCAGCGGGAAGCTGCAGCAGGTGGCCCGCCGCGCCCAGCGTGCCCAGCAGGGCCTCCAGCTGCAGGTGCTGCGGCTGCAGCAGGACAAAAAGCAGCTGCAGGAGGAGGCAGCCCGGCTGATTCGGCAACGGGAAGAGCTTGAGGACAAGGTGGCTGCCTGCCAGAAGGAGCAGGCTGACTTCCTGCCCCGGATGGAGGAAACTAAGTGGGAGGTGCGGGCTGGGGGCATgggccttctctctctgtgtccccttCCTTCTGCCCCTCTGGAGAAACCTAGAGCAGTAGCCCACCACTGTCACAAGGAGATTGAAGGGTGGAGGAGGGTAAACATTGACTGGGAGTGTCAGTGAGGACCAGAGCTGCCCCTGGGCAATGTGTACTAGCCATGTCTGGCCTGAGTCTGAGGAGGGGACCCAGTGTTTCATTTCTGCCCAGTCTGTTGAGGAGCTGACCCTGACGGGGAGCTTGGTGTCTCTGGGGCTGGGGTGTTGATGAGCAGAGCTCTGCCTTCACCCCGGCTTCTCCTCTCACCTGACCCTGTCCAGGTGTGCCAGAAGGCTGGGGAGATTTCCCTCCTGAAGCAGCAGCTGAAGGACTCGCAGGCGGACGTGTCCCAGAAGCTGAGTGAGATAGTGGGGCTGCGCTCGCAACTGCGGGAGGGCCGCGCCTCACTGCGGGAGAAGGAGGAGCAGCTGCTCAGCCTGAGGGACTCCTTCGGCAGCAAACAGGCCAGCCTGGAGCTGGCGGAGGGCGAGCTGCCCGGGGCCTGCCTCAAGCCGGCGCTGACCCCCGTGGACCCTGCCGAGCCCCAGGATGTCCTGGCCACTTGCGAAAGCGACGAGGCCAAGATGCGCCGCCAGGCGGGGGTGGCCGCGGCCGCCTCCCTGGTTTCCTTGGACGGGGAGGTGGATGCCGGCGGGGAGGGCGGGACGCGGGCCCTGCGGCGGGAGGTGGGGCGGCTGCAGGCTGAGCTGGCGGCCGAGCGGCGGGCCCGGGAGCGCCAGGGCGCCAGCTTCGCGGAGGAGCGCCGCGTGTGgctggaggagaaggagaaggtcATCGAGTACCAGAAGCAGCTGCAGCTGAGTTATGTGGAGATGTACCAGCGCAACCAGCAGCTAGAGCGGCGGCTGAGGGAGCGCGGGGCCGCGGGGGGAGCCAGCACACCCACTCCCCAGCACGGGGAGGAGAAGAAAGCCTGGACCCCCTCCCGCCTCGAGCGCATTGAGTCCACAGAAATCTGATCCCCCGCCTGGGCACGTGGCCTTTTGACAAGTGCCCAGTCAAAGGCCCGAGTCCCCAGTGTCCCCTCCCTGACATTTCTCTTCCCTCTGTCCACCATATCCCCAGACCAAAGACATTCCCAAAGCAGCTGTGCCCAGGTTCCTCCCCTGTCCCCACTGGgtgccctcccagccctgccactggCTCTCTGGGCAGCCACTTGGGCCCTCCTCCCAGGGAGGGAATAGGGGGAGGCAGGGTGAGTGGGATTGAGGGACCCAGGTAGCAGGGAGCCATGCTCCCTTTGGCGCTCGCTGGTGGGAGATGGAGGTGGCAGGCCCAGAGTGCCATGAGGTGCTGCAGTCCCTCGGTGGGTCTAGGTTGCTACATCAGCTCCCCCGTGCCCAGTGATGCTCTCTGTGTTTGCCTCCTGGGCCATGTAGCTTGAGGGGCCTGCATGGACTCCGCCAAAGCTGACAGACCTTGGGCTCCCAGCCCCTTTCCTGCCTGTGCTATCTCCCTCCCTGGGCAGATGGGCAGGACAAGTGGGAGCAGATGGCCTGCCTGCTGTTGAGGGGGCTACCTGCCCAGCTCCTCCCCACAAGGTCTCTTAGGCTCAGGCCTCAGAGCTGGGCCTGGTCCTGAGTGTGTGTCCATATGTGTGTGTCATGGGGTGGAAGAGCTGAGGTTGGATACTCAGTGCCCAGGGAAGATCTGTCTGCCCTCCTGTTCTTGGCAAGGGCCACCTGGAGGCTTCTCAGCTTAACTCCACTCTTCTGGCCAGGATCCCACAGGGTAACAGCCCCATCTGCTTGGCGGACCCCACACCCAGGGCCATTGTCCAGCTCTAACTACAGCTATTAAGAGCTACCTGCCTCTCAGGCACTTCCCTACCCCAGTTTCTGAGGTCATATGAGTGTCTGTGATGTCTTCCTGTGTCTTCTCCCACTCGATTCTCCTGGTCTCCTGCTTTCATGCTCAGAACATCATTGTCCCAGGCTGCCTCGTCCCCAAAACTTCACCTTTTTTTCCAGTAGAAAGTTCTGTTTGATCTTTGGTGCACTGCCCACTTCCAAGCTCCACTGGGCTCAAGCCTGAGCCTGAGGTCCTTGTTTTGAGGGGGCAGAGGGATGGTTGTGATTGCCCTTGACGAACAAGGCTGACCTGAGAGGAACGCTGATCCCTGAGTTCCCAGGGCCCTGAGGTAGCCCAGCATTCACCCAGGGTAGGCAAATTTCTAATTCACCAGCAATAAAAATTAGAGGAAGGCTTTATCCTTAGCCctcatatttctctcttttcacTCTCTTCCTCCCATTCCCAAAACTCGTTTTGGGGGGTTATGGTGGAGAGCAGGCAACTACTGTGAGCAAGtcccccaacccctgaccagcCTCCTCCCACGACTGGTGACTGTTTAATAAGCTGTGCATCCCCCACAAAAACAGGAGTGCCCCTCTGTGTGGCCTCCATCCCTCTGCACAGCCCCTTCCCAGTGGCCCTCACCAGATCTCTGAGCTGGGTTAGGAGCCATCCTGGCAATCACTGCCCATTCCACTCACCCTTCACTGCACCTGCTCCAGAGCCTAGGCCTgggccaggggcagggggaggaaaaTACATTAGtaggaaaaatatatagaaaaaactaTTAACAGATTCAGCTTTGGGACTTCTAACcacaaaataaatgatatataaatatatataaatatatatctctACCATATGTGATGGaaagactttgttttcttttcccaaagaaataaaatggagaaagccTCTTGAATGGCATTCTTTGGCTTGCTTGTGTCTTTGCAGGTATCGGAGGTAAAGTCTGGGTGAGGGGGCTGT
This sequence is a window from Manis pentadactyla isolate mManPen7 chromosome 5, mManPen7.hap1, whole genome shotgun sequence. Protein-coding genes within it:
- the LZTS3 gene encoding leucine zipper putative tumor suppressor 3 isoform X3; this translates as MRHMAPADLVSEGPRLEDPSAPILLEKQGEDPALVCPPGLVMAKLETLPVRADPGRDPLMAFAPRPSELGPPDPRLAMGSVGSGVAHAQEFAMKSVGTRTGGGGSQGSFPGPRSSGSGASRERPSRYPSEDKALANSLYLNGELRGSDHTDVCGNVVGSSGGSSSGGSDKAPPQYREPSHPPKLLATSGKLDQCSEPLVRPSAFKPVVPKNFHSMQNLCPPQTNGTPEGRQGPTGLKGGLDKSRTMTPAGSGSGGGLSDSGRNSLTSLPTYSSSYSQHLAPLSASTSHINRIGTASYSGGGGSGAGYQDLATSDSGRASSKSGSSSSMGRPGHLGSGEGAGGGLPFTACSPPSPSALIQELEERLWEKEQEVAALRRSLEQSEAAVAQVLEERQKAWERELAELRQSCSGKLQQVARRAQRAQQGLQLQVLRLQQDKKQLQEEAARLIRQREELEDKVCQKAGEISLLKQQLKDSQADVSQKLSEIVGLRSQLREGRASLREKEEQLLSLRDSFGSKQASLELAEGELPGACLKPALTPVDPAEPQDVLATCESDEAKMRRQAGVAAAASLVSLDGEVDAGGEGGTRALRREVGRLQAELAAERRARERQGASFAEERRVWLEEKEKVIEYQKQLQLSYVEMYQRNQQLERRLRERGAAGGASTPTPQHGEEKKAWTPSRLERIESTEI
- the LZTS3 gene encoding leucine zipper putative tumor suppressor 3 isoform X2, with protein sequence MRHMAPADLVSEGPRLEDPSAPILLEKQGEDPALCPPGLVMAKLETLPVRADPGRDPLMAFAPRPSELGPPDPRLAMGSVGSGVAHAQEFAMKSVGTRTGGGGSQGSFPGPRSSGSGASRERPSRYPSEDKALANSLYLNGELRGSDHTDVCGNVVGSSGGSSSGGSDKAPPQYREPSHPPKLLATSGKLDQCSEPLVRPSAFKPVVPKNFHSMQNLCPPQTNGTPEGRQGPTGLKGGLDKSRTMTPAGSGSGGGLSDSGRNSLTSLPTYSSSYSQHLAPLSASTSHINRIGTASYSGGGGSGAGYQDLATSDSGRASSKSGSSSSMGRPGHLGSGEGAGGGLPFTACSPPSPSALIQELEERLWEKEQEVAALRRSLEQSEAAVAQVLEERQKAWERELAELRQSCSGKLQQVARRAQRAQQGLQLQVLRLQQDKKQLQEEAARLIRQREELEDKVAACQKEQADFLPRMEETKWEVCQKAGEISLLKQQLKDSQADVSQKLSEIVGLRSQLREGRASLREKEEQLLSLRDSFGSKQASLELAEGELPGACLKPALTPVDPAEPQDVLATCESDEAKMRRQAGVAAAASLVSLDGEVDAGGEGGTRALRREVGRLQAELAAERRARERQGASFAEERRVWLEEKEKVIEYQKQLQLSYVEMYQRNQQLERRLRERGAAGGASTPTPQHGEEKKAWTPSRLERIESTEI
- the LZTS3 gene encoding leucine zipper putative tumor suppressor 3 isoform X1; amino-acid sequence: MRHMAPADLVSEGPRLEDPSAPILLEKQGEDPALVCPPGLVMAKLETLPVRADPGRDPLMAFAPRPSELGPPDPRLAMGSVGSGVAHAQEFAMKSVGTRTGGGGSQGSFPGPRSSGSGASRERPSRYPSEDKALANSLYLNGELRGSDHTDVCGNVVGSSGGSSSGGSDKAPPQYREPSHPPKLLATSGKLDQCSEPLVRPSAFKPVVPKNFHSMQNLCPPQTNGTPEGRQGPTGLKGGLDKSRTMTPAGSGSGGGLSDSGRNSLTSLPTYSSSYSQHLAPLSASTSHINRIGTASYSGGGGSGAGYQDLATSDSGRASSKSGSSSSMGRPGHLGSGEGAGGGLPFTACSPPSPSALIQELEERLWEKEQEVAALRRSLEQSEAAVAQVLEERQKAWERELAELRQSCSGKLQQVARRAQRAQQGLQLQVLRLQQDKKQLQEEAARLIRQREELEDKVAACQKEQADFLPRMEETKWEVCQKAGEISLLKQQLKDSQADVSQKLSEIVGLRSQLREGRASLREKEEQLLSLRDSFGSKQASLELAEGELPGACLKPALTPVDPAEPQDVLATCESDEAKMRRQAGVAAAASLVSLDGEVDAGGEGGTRALRREVGRLQAELAAERRARERQGASFAEERRVWLEEKEKVIEYQKQLQLSYVEMYQRNQQLERRLRERGAAGGASTPTPQHGEEKKAWTPSRLERIESTEI